One Halobacterium zhouii genomic region harbors:
- a CDS encoding HAD family hydrolase has translation MERYDRLYALYDEFDTQTLRAQQDFVNLFPPVDSRVALEHWETASDNLTELKDDIRAAFPEGDAYADVAAHATREQAFGALDLYADYGRAVNVLVLDVDETLRSAGGTDNEIPRETLHLLTEFHDAGVPIVICTGQTLENVKGFLIQGLGNELVYSGGLSIVYEAGTGVFTPGHGPDTKRLLYEELDEDVRSVFDGVRSKVLPDAPEDVRSGCHLQGNEFNVTLKPNYETGSERAVELIDAGLRYLLALLADCLDADADAVRAYYADADPEIAGVLEDAGERPGSVDVPDELVDVLDRVDVAYYEGDAAEIASRELNKVVGVQSAFDVLGVEDPFALVMGDSKSDLRVMEWVASADAGISAAPEHASGRVLEHVRGTDDLVFDRGAAGDVLRTVWALNRLTELDN, from the coding sequence ATGGAGCGGTACGACCGGCTGTACGCCCTGTACGACGAGTTCGACACACAGACACTCCGCGCCCAGCAGGACTTCGTGAACCTGTTCCCACCGGTCGACTCCCGCGTCGCACTCGAACACTGGGAGACTGCCAGCGACAACCTCACCGAACTGAAAGACGACATCCGTGCGGCGTTCCCCGAGGGCGACGCGTACGCGGACGTTGCCGCGCACGCCACCCGCGAACAGGCGTTCGGCGCGCTCGACCTGTACGCGGACTACGGCCGGGCGGTGAACGTGCTGGTGCTCGACGTCGACGAGACGCTCCGCTCCGCCGGCGGGACGGACAACGAGATCCCCCGCGAGACGCTCCACCTGCTGACGGAGTTCCACGACGCCGGCGTCCCCATCGTCATCTGCACGGGCCAGACCCTGGAGAACGTCAAAGGATTTCTCATCCAGGGCCTCGGCAACGAACTCGTCTACTCCGGCGGCCTCTCGATCGTCTACGAGGCCGGCACCGGCGTGTTCACACCCGGCCACGGCCCCGACACGAAGCGACTCCTCTACGAGGAGTTAGACGAGGACGTCCGCTCGGTGTTCGACGGCGTGCGCTCGAAGGTGCTCCCGGACGCCCCGGAGGACGTCCGCAGTGGCTGTCACCTGCAGGGCAACGAGTTCAACGTGACCCTCAAACCGAACTACGAGACGGGCAGCGAGCGCGCGGTCGAACTCATCGACGCGGGTCTCCGGTACCTCCTGGCGTTGCTCGCGGACTGTCTGGACGCGGACGCCGACGCGGTGCGCGCGTACTACGCCGACGCCGACCCCGAGATCGCGGGCGTACTGGAAGACGCCGGGGAACGGCCTGGCAGCGTCGACGTTCCCGACGAACTGGTCGACGTGCTGGACCGCGTGGACGTGGCGTACTACGAGGGCGACGCCGCGGAGATCGCCTCTCGGGAGTTGAACAAGGTCGTCGGCGTACAGTCGGCCTTCGACGTGCTGGGCGTCGAGGACCCGTTCGCACTCGTGATGGGCGATTCGAAGAGCGACCTGCGCGTCATGGAGTGGGTGGCGTCGGCGGACGCGGGCATCTCGGCGGCGCCCGAGCACGCGTCCGGCCGCGTGCTGGAGCACGTCCGCGGCACGGACGACCTGGTGTTCGACCGCGGCGCGGCGGGCGACGTGCTGCGGACTGTGTGGGCGCTGAATCGGCTGACAGAACTGGACAACTAA
- the pstB gene encoding phosphate ABC transporter ATP-binding protein PstB yields the protein MNSDTANEQDGSLIETDPGGGGLAENADRGAVKNVPTVIEARNINVYYGETQALDDVSLKIPEKNVTAMIGPSGCGKSTFLRCINRMNDLIESARVEGELLFEGKNVYDEDVDSVALRRRIGMVFQHPNPFPKSIYDNVAYGLRIQEKTENLDEKVEEALRRAALWDEVSDRLDRNALDLSGGQQQRLCIARAIAVDPDVLLMDEPASALDPIATSQIEDLIEELAEDYTVVIVTHNMQQAARISDRTAVFLTGGELVEYGDTDQIFENPESQRVEDYITGKFG from the coding sequence ATGAACAGCGATACGGCGAACGAACAGGACGGGTCGCTCATCGAGACCGACCCCGGCGGCGGTGGCCTTGCGGAGAACGCCGACCGCGGGGCGGTCAAGAACGTCCCGACGGTTATTGAGGCACGTAACATCAACGTGTACTACGGGGAGACACAGGCTCTCGATGACGTCTCCCTGAAGATTCCGGAGAAGAACGTCACGGCGATGATCGGTCCGTCTGGGTGTGGGAAGTCGACGTTCCTTCGGTGCATCAATCGAATGAACGACCTCATCGAATCCGCTCGCGTGGAGGGTGAACTGCTCTTCGAGGGCAAGAACGTCTACGACGAGGACGTCGACTCCGTCGCGCTCCGTCGCCGCATCGGGATGGTGTTTCAGCACCCGAACCCGTTCCCGAAGAGCATCTACGACAACGTCGCGTACGGCCTCCGCATCCAGGAGAAGACCGAGAACCTGGACGAGAAAGTAGAAGAGGCGTTGCGTCGCGCCGCGCTCTGGGACGAGGTCAGTGACCGGCTCGACCGAAACGCACTCGACCTCTCCGGCGGCCAACAACAGCGCCTCTGTATCGCGCGCGCCATCGCCGTCGACCCGGACGTCCTCCTGATGGACGAGCCCGCGTCCGCGCTCGATCCGATTGCGACTTCACAGATCGAGGACCTCATCGAGGAGCTCGCGGAGGACTACACGGTCGTCATCGTTACGCACAACATGCAGCAGGCCGCCCGCATCAGCGACCGAACCGCCGTCTTCCTGACGGGCGGGGAACTTGTCGAGTACGGCGACACTGACCAGATCTTCGAGAACCCCGAGAGCCAGCGCGTCGAAGATTACATTACGGGCAAGTTCGGGTAA
- a CDS encoding phosphate signaling complex PhoU family protein has translation MERRKVQVTGGSTFTVSIPKDWAREHDVEAGDEVGFHPDSGSLLLTPVSGGDDQRGSLDISGMTGDELTRAVMTMYVSGFDVLDLEADRITADQRRTVRNATQGLVGLEVLEETSDRVVIQDLLDSSELSIHNAVRRMRLISVSMLEDALHALSERDADVAQDVIERDDDVDRLWYVVSRIFRGALRSPKVAQEIGMSREVAFDYHSSARQLERVADHAAKISRITLELDDTVPEDVIDALGDLRADAADVIETAMEALFTDDADEATRLANEARAQVRDIDEHTRRIDDLLRDLEPRQAQHLGLVVDSLSRSADYGGNIAETALQKAAPTPGP, from the coding sequence ATGGAACGCAGAAAGGTCCAGGTGACGGGTGGGTCGACGTTCACCGTCTCCATCCCCAAGGACTGGGCGCGCGAACACGACGTCGAAGCCGGCGACGAGGTCGGCTTCCACCCCGACAGCGGGTCACTCCTGTTGACGCCAGTGAGCGGCGGCGACGACCAGCGTGGCTCGCTCGACATCTCCGGGATGACCGGTGACGAACTCACGCGCGCCGTGATGACCATGTACGTCAGCGGATTCGACGTGCTCGACCTCGAAGCCGACCGAATCACCGCTGACCAGCGCCGCACCGTCCGCAACGCCACACAGGGACTCGTCGGTCTCGAAGTGCTCGAGGAGACGAGCGACCGCGTCGTCATCCAGGACCTGCTGGACTCCTCGGAGCTCTCTATCCACAACGCCGTCCGGCGCATGCGCCTCATCTCCGTCTCCATGCTCGAGGACGCCCTGCACGCCCTCTCCGAACGCGACGCCGACGTCGCCCAGGACGTCATCGAACGCGACGACGACGTCGACCGCCTCTGGTACGTCGTCTCCCGCATCTTCCGGGGGGCACTCCGCTCCCCCAAGGTCGCCCAGGAGATCGGCATGAGCCGCGAAGTCGCCTTCGACTACCACTCCAGCGCCCGGCAACTCGAGCGCGTCGCCGACCACGCCGCGAAGATCAGTCGCATCACGCTCGAACTCGACGACACCGTCCCGGAGGACGTCATCGACGCGCTCGGCGACCTGCGGGCGGACGCCGCCGACGTCATCGAGACGGCCATGGAGGCGCTGTTCACGGACGACGCCGACGAGGCGACCCGCCTCGCGAACGAAGCACGCGCGCAGGTCCGGGACATCGACGAACACACCCGCCGGATCGACGACCTCCTGCGCGACCTCGAACCCCGGCAGGCCCAGCATCTCGGCCTCGTCGTCGACTCGCTCTCGCGGAGCGCCGACTACGGCGGCAACATCGCCGAAACCGCCCTCCAGAAGGCCGCTCCGACCCCCGGCCCATAA
- the pstA gene encoding phosphate ABC transporter permease PstA, whose product MSNTESQTEFGEVSEIKGVVFEYVTLVASVVGILSLGALLAYVAWDAFGLETASNGWYATYAATLVLPVVGFIAYARTRPAVAKGAFELLTMTLAGIMGTFATVIVLSIITGPEIWFAYFLTVIGPATAVLVYGQYDREATWVGLVALAVFVVGPVVGTLALPWLTSLGALLGDPGIYFLTLVVPAAGLVAFLANDQYGTDPRTAILAGLALLVAAFAGVPVVDALPSVSRSVWLIVLVTFGIPVGVAVANVALNHHRRPAFALPAIVVGGFLLGEFVVGIIDATAPSPWFDWQFLTSGPSVLSAEQAGLYPAIIGSIFLIVLVSVFTFVFGFGTAVYLEEYAPQSGLLGTVTRIININVSNLAGVPSVVYGLLGLGIFVNVQAELGPIEYSGFGVGTVLTAALTLSLLILPIVVISAQEALRSVPESMRKASYGMGATRWQTTRNVVLPRALPGTLTGTIIALGRAIGETAPLIMIGAATTKFTPPDGLFSMLTAMPMQIYAWAFQPDEAFRHGVVAAGVVTLLIVLVTMNSVAILLRNKYQQESN is encoded by the coding sequence ATGTCCAACACGGAGTCACAGACGGAGTTCGGTGAAGTGAGTGAAATCAAAGGCGTCGTCTTCGAGTACGTCACGCTCGTGGCGTCGGTCGTCGGAATCCTCTCGCTTGGCGCCCTGCTCGCCTACGTCGCCTGGGATGCGTTCGGACTGGAGACCGCGAGCAACGGCTGGTACGCGACGTACGCCGCGACGCTCGTACTGCCGGTCGTCGGATTCATCGCGTATGCCAGGACTCGACCCGCGGTTGCCAAAGGAGCGTTCGAACTGTTGACGATGACGCTCGCGGGCATCATGGGAACGTTCGCGACAGTGATCGTCCTCTCAATAATCACGGGGCCCGAGATCTGGTTCGCGTACTTCCTGACGGTGATCGGTCCCGCCACTGCCGTCCTCGTGTACGGACAGTACGACAGGGAAGCGACGTGGGTCGGGCTGGTCGCGCTCGCTGTATTCGTCGTCGGCCCGGTTGTCGGGACACTTGCACTCCCGTGGCTCACCTCGCTTGGAGCGCTACTCGGCGACCCTGGGATTTACTTCCTCACGCTAGTCGTGCCCGCCGCCGGCTTGGTTGCGTTCCTCGCCAACGACCAGTACGGTACCGACCCCCGGACCGCAATCTTGGCGGGCCTCGCTCTTCTGGTGGCCGCGTTCGCGGGCGTTCCAGTCGTCGATGCGCTCCCCAGCGTGAGTCGGTCCGTCTGGCTGATAGTGTTGGTCACGTTCGGCATACCCGTCGGGGTAGCCGTCGCGAACGTCGCACTCAACCACCATCGCCGGCCCGCGTTCGCCCTCCCCGCCATCGTCGTCGGAGGATTCCTGCTCGGTGAGTTCGTCGTCGGCATCATCGATGCGACCGCTCCGTCCCCGTGGTTCGACTGGCAGTTCCTCACGAGTGGCCCGTCAGTCCTCTCCGCGGAGCAAGCCGGCCTCTATCCCGCCATCATCGGGTCTATCTTTCTGATCGTGCTCGTGAGCGTGTTCACGTTCGTCTTCGGATTCGGGACGGCAGTCTACTTGGAGGAGTACGCCCCGCAGTCCGGCCTGCTCGGGACCGTCACTCGAATCATCAACATCAACGTCTCGAACCTCGCTGGCGTCCCGTCAGTCGTCTACGGCCTCCTCGGTCTCGGCATCTTCGTGAACGTCCAAGCCGAACTGGGACCAATCGAGTACAGCGGATTCGGCGTCGGGACGGTGTTGACCGCGGCGCTCACGCTCTCGCTGCTCATCCTCCCGATCGTCGTCATCTCCGCCCAGGAAGCCCTCCGATCCGTCCCGGAATCCATGCGGAAGGCGTCCTACGGGATGGGCGCGACGCGCTGGCAAACGACGCGGAACGTCGTGCTTCCAAGAGCGCTCCCGGGAACGCTGACCGGAACCATCATCGCGCTCGGACGCGCTATCGGCGAGACCGCACCGCTCATCATGATCGGTGCTGCGACGACGAAGTTCACGCCCCCAGATGGACTGTTCAGCATGCTGACCGCGATGCCGATGCAGATCTACGCGTGGGCGTTCCAGCCCGACGAAGCGTTCCGGCACGGGGTCGTCGCCGCGGGCGTCGTCACACTTCTCATCGTCCTCGTGACGATGAACTCGGTCGCAATACTTCTACGGAACAAATACCAACAGGAGAGCAACTAA
- a CDS encoding glutaredoxin family protein translates to MAFDPMDSMEQDAVTDIVDAAIENNDVVLFMKGTPQMPQCGYSQKALDLVTQYRPNVHTVDVLQSIDEFRVALEDHSGWETTPQTYVEGEFVGGSDILAELDERGELADELNAEDADAVSENTADDADDAVQSPF, encoded by the coding sequence ATGGCCTTCGACCCGATGGACTCGATGGAGCAGGACGCGGTGACCGACATCGTGGACGCCGCCATCGAGAACAACGACGTTGTTCTGTTCATGAAAGGGACCCCACAGATGCCACAGTGTGGCTACTCCCAGAAGGCACTCGACCTCGTCACGCAGTACCGGCCGAACGTTCACACCGTGGACGTCCTCCAGAGCATCGACGAGTTCCGCGTCGCCTTAGAGGACCACAGCGGATGGGAGACCACGCCCCAGACGTACGTCGAGGGCGAGTTCGTCGGCGGGAGCGACATCCTCGCGGAACTCGACGAGCGCGGCGAACTCGCGGACGAACTGAACGCCGAAGACGCGGACGCGGTGAGCGAGAACACAGCGGACGACGCGGACGACGCCGTGCAGTCGCCGTTCTAA
- the phoU gene encoding phosphate signaling complex protein PhoU, with translation MARESYQEKLESLQGDVLYMSEVVTDRLQLALEAMEQKDDDTAWDVIEGDDEINELYLDLEQDCIDLLALQQPVAGDLRLIASSFKILTDLERVADLAANLAEYTLDAERDMFPEVDIQAIGDTTIEMISDAMDAYANADVDACFEIAGRDDDLDDRCHRASTAVMRDLIETEVEDDTSEAEVEALMQDVSRLLLTIRDLERIGDHAVNICARTLYMVENDDELIY, from the coding sequence ATGGCACGAGAGAGCTACCAGGAGAAGCTGGAATCTCTCCAGGGCGACGTCCTCTACATGAGCGAGGTCGTCACGGACCGCCTCCAGCTCGCGCTCGAAGCGATGGAACAGAAAGACGACGACACCGCCTGGGACGTCATCGAGGGCGACGACGAGATCAACGAACTCTACCTCGACCTCGAACAGGACTGCATCGACCTGCTCGCGCTCCAGCAGCCGGTCGCCGGCGACCTCCGACTCATCGCGTCCTCGTTCAAGATCCTCACGGACCTCGAACGCGTCGCCGACCTCGCCGCGAACCTCGCCGAGTACACACTCGACGCCGAACGCGACATGTTCCCCGAGGTCGACATCCAGGCCATCGGTGACACCACCATCGAGATGATATCGGACGCGATGGACGCGTACGCGAACGCGGACGTCGACGCCTGCTTCGAGATCGCGGGCCGCGACGACGACCTCGACGACCGCTGTCACCGCGCCTCCACGGCCGTCATGCGCGACCTCATCGAAACCGAAGTCGAGGACGACACCAGCGAAGCCGAGGTCGAGGCGCTCATGCAGGACGTCTCCCGCCTCCTCCTCACCATCCGGGACCTCGAACGCATCGGCGACCACGCCGTCAACATCTGCGCGCGAACCCTCTACATGGTCGAGAACGACGACGAACTGATCTACTGA
- the pstC gene encoding phosphate ABC transporter permease subunit PstC — MTSEGQSPDLSGGRGFRAVRESMYKYALLGCAVLSVLTTVSIIGVLIVDAAQFFQEVPLLQFLTGTRWSPNLQPVQFGILPLILGTLMITLGAAVIALPLGLLTAIYLSEYATPRARSILKPLLEILAGVPTVVYGYFALVYVTPALNAFLSGLNDILGLALPRLGLFNGLSASIVVGIMIIPMVSSISEDAMSAVPDSLRQAGYGLGATKFNVSTTIVVPAAISGITSSFILAISRAIGETMAVTLAAGTNPPEFPPVHTIFGLPYFAPGDLLGLYADSMATMTVAMINIAGGDISGGSIAYQSLFAIGITLFTITLAMNVISNLIADRYREVYE; from the coding sequence ATGACCAGCGAGGGACAATCCCCCGATTTGAGTGGTGGCCGGGGGTTCCGAGCGGTGCGTGAATCAATGTACAAGTACGCCTTGCTGGGATGCGCCGTGCTGTCCGTCCTCACCACCGTGAGCATCATCGGCGTCCTCATCGTGGACGCCGCGCAGTTCTTCCAGGAGGTGCCGTTACTCCAGTTCCTGACGGGAACTCGATGGAGTCCGAACCTCCAGCCGGTCCAGTTCGGTATCCTGCCGCTCATACTGGGGACGCTCATGATCACCCTCGGCGCGGCGGTGATTGCGCTCCCACTTGGATTGCTGACCGCCATCTACCTGAGCGAGTACGCCACTCCAAGAGCCCGCTCGATACTCAAACCACTCTTGGAGATCCTCGCGGGCGTTCCCACGGTCGTCTACGGGTACTTCGCACTCGTCTACGTCACCCCGGCGCTCAACGCCTTCCTCAGTGGACTGAACGACATCCTGGGACTCGCACTCCCCCGCCTCGGCCTCTTCAATGGACTGTCCGCGTCCATCGTCGTCGGCATCATGATCATCCCGATGGTGTCCTCCATCAGTGAAGACGCGATGAGTGCTGTCCCCGACTCGCTCCGGCAGGCTGGATACGGCCTCGGCGCGACAAAATTCAACGTCTCGACGACAATCGTCGTCCCGGCGGCTATCTCCGGAATCACCTCGTCGTTCATCCTCGCCATCTCGCGTGCCATCGGCGAGACGATGGCCGTCACCCTCGCCGCAGGGACCAACCCGCCCGAATTCCCGCCCGTTCACACCATCTTCGGCCTCCCCTACTTCGCGCCAGGCGACCTGCTCGGCCTGTACGCGGACAGCATGGCCACGATGACGGTCGCGATGATCAACATCGCGGGTGGAGACATCTCCGGGGGGTCAATCGCGTACCAGTCACTGTTCGCCATCGGTATCACGCTGTTCACCATCACCCTGGCGATGAACGTCATCAGTAACCTCATCGCGGACCGGTACAGGGAGGTCTACGAGTAA
- the gfcR gene encoding transcriptional regulator GfcR, with protein sequence MKNVDDLIESASELAERGLSRGEIADELNVSRETASWLVERASGPAPSVENEPEGGPQDVHVDWSSIGEAGARLSAIGVALADSLREHSHDVDLVVGVEKAGVPLATAVSRELETDLATYTPRKHQWEEGDIEDLGGSFSRNFAQVEGRDCFIVDDTVTSGTTMQETVEGVRNDGGTPVACGVLVDKQGLEDVDDVPLESLLQVIRVGTSD encoded by the coding sequence ATGAAGAACGTCGACGACCTCATCGAGAGCGCGTCCGAACTCGCCGAGCGGGGACTCTCCCGCGGCGAAATTGCGGACGAACTGAACGTCTCCCGGGAGACCGCGAGCTGGCTCGTGGAACGCGCGAGCGGTCCTGCGCCGTCCGTCGAGAACGAACCCGAAGGTGGGCCCCAGGACGTGCACGTCGACTGGAGCAGTATCGGCGAGGCGGGCGCGCGCCTTTCGGCGATCGGCGTCGCGCTCGCGGACTCGCTGCGCGAACACAGCCACGACGTCGACCTGGTGGTCGGCGTCGAGAAGGCGGGCGTCCCGCTCGCCACCGCCGTCTCCCGGGAACTCGAGACCGACCTGGCGACGTACACGCCCCGCAAGCACCAGTGGGAGGAAGGCGACATCGAAGACCTCGGCGGGAGTTTCTCTCGGAACTTCGCGCAGGTCGAAGGCCGTGACTGCTTCATCGTCGACGACACCGTAACGTCCGGCACGACGATGCAGGAGACTGTCGAGGGTGTCCGCAACGACGGCGGGACGCCGGTCGCCTGCGGCGTGCTCGTCGACAAGCAGGGTCTCGAGGACGTCGACGACGTGCCCCTCGAGTCGCTGCTGCAGGTCATCCGAGTCGGCACGAGCGACTGA
- a CDS encoding PstS family phosphate ABC transporter substrate-binding protein → MPEHSERFSKQTRRGFIAATGGASLAALAGCTSGPGGNSGETPSNGDDGDGSTTQKTLSGDINITGSSTVYPLAAAVAEKFMKKHPEVNISVTPTGSGGGFSNYFCTGKSDFNNASRPITKQEKQLCQQNDVQWHEITVATDALTVIVNNQNDWVDCMTLDELAQIWSADGANKWSDVNSEWPDKEIKRFGAADTSGTFDYFKEAVLGEEMNHTSEYQATEKDNLILQGVQQNKYAIGYFGFAYYQGNESKVKALALNESGSCVKPTLQNAKAGEYPLSRPLFTYPAKESLKEDQVAEFARYFTKQSANTKLVAEEIGYVPQTQEAMQEELSALNDYIAKVQE, encoded by the coding sequence ATGCCCGAACACTCCGAACGGTTCAGCAAGCAGACTCGGCGCGGATTTATCGCGGCAACGGGAGGCGCGAGCCTCGCCGCTCTGGCCGGTTGCACGAGCGGGCCCGGTGGAAACAGCGGAGAGACCCCTTCCAATGGTGACGACGGAGATGGGTCCACGACCCAGAAGACTCTCTCCGGGGACATCAACATCACCGGCTCGAGCACCGTCTACCCGCTTGCAGCCGCCGTCGCGGAGAAGTTTATGAAGAAACACCCCGAAGTCAACATCAGCGTAACGCCGACCGGGTCGGGTGGCGGGTTCTCGAATTACTTCTGTACGGGGAAGTCCGACTTCAACAACGCCTCTCGCCCCATCACGAAACAGGAAAAACAGCTCTGTCAGCAGAACGACGTCCAGTGGCACGAGATCACGGTCGCCACGGACGCGCTCACGGTCATCGTGAACAACCAGAACGACTGGGTCGACTGCATGACGCTGGACGAACTCGCCCAGATATGGAGTGCCGACGGAGCGAACAAGTGGTCCGACGTGAACTCCGAGTGGCCGGACAAGGAAATCAAGCGTTTCGGTGCGGCGGACACCTCGGGGACCTTCGACTACTTCAAGGAGGCGGTCCTCGGCGAGGAGATGAACCACACGAGTGAGTACCAGGCCACCGAGAAGGACAACCTCATCCTCCAGGGCGTCCAGCAGAACAAGTACGCAATCGGCTACTTCGGGTTCGCATACTACCAGGGCAACGAGAGCAAGGTCAAGGCGCTCGCCCTCAACGAGAGCGGGAGCTGCGTAAAACCGACGCTCCAGAACGCGAAAGCCGGGGAGTACCCACTTTCCCGCCCGCTCTTCACGTACCCCGCAAAAGAGTCGCTGAAAGAGGACCAAGTCGCCGAGTTCGCACGGTACTTCACCAAGCAGAGTGCGAACACCAAACTCGTCGCGGAGGAAATCGGGTACGTGCCCCAGACCCAGGAGGCGATGCAGGAGGAACTGTCGGCACTCAACGACTACATCGCGAAGGTCCAGGAGTAG
- a CDS encoding dihydrodipicolinate synthase family protein: MPDNAPAPGDADPLGVHGVVPPTVTAFHEDESLDVETTAEHARFVVEGGADAVFPLGTNGEFPLLTGEERDRVVTAVVEEVGGDVPVIAGVGAPSTRETIARAQHAQRVGADGVVVVTPYYYPLDHEAAVGHYQDVCAAVDLPVYVYHIPSKTGNKLKLETLSELATIENLAGVKDSSKDVPWLGQAIDANPELTFLAGSDSLLFPGLEVGCTGLVSAVANAFPELVADLYEAYDAGDEARARELQSTVYDVRRAFKQGPYMAGVKTALSLRGFDAGPLRSPLRTMDDETRTALEDDLDALGVL; encoded by the coding sequence ATGCCGGACAACGCGCCCGCACCCGGCGACGCCGACCCGCTCGGCGTCCACGGCGTGGTCCCGCCGACCGTGACGGCGTTCCACGAGGACGAATCGCTAGACGTCGAAACGACCGCGGAGCACGCGCGGTTCGTCGTCGAGGGGGGAGCCGACGCCGTCTTCCCGCTCGGAACGAACGGCGAATTTCCGCTACTCACGGGCGAGGAACGCGACCGCGTCGTCACCGCCGTCGTCGAAGAGGTCGGCGGCGATGTGCCCGTCATCGCCGGCGTCGGCGCGCCGAGCACGCGAGAGACCATCGCGCGCGCCCAGCACGCCCAGCGGGTCGGCGCGGACGGCGTCGTCGTCGTCACGCCGTACTACTACCCGCTCGACCACGAGGCCGCCGTCGGGCACTACCAGGACGTCTGTGCCGCCGTCGACCTCCCGGTGTACGTCTACCACATCCCCTCGAAGACGGGGAACAAGCTGAAACTGGAGACGCTCTCGGAACTCGCGACCATCGAAAACCTCGCAGGCGTGAAGGACTCCTCGAAGGACGTGCCGTGGCTCGGCCAGGCCATCGACGCGAACCCCGAACTGACGTTTCTTGCGGGCTCGGATTCGCTTCTGTTCCCCGGTCTCGAGGTCGGCTGTACGGGGCTGGTATCGGCCGTCGCGAACGCCTTCCCCGAGCTCGTCGCCGACCTCTACGAGGCGTACGACGCCGGTGACGAGGCCCGCGCCCGCGAGTTGCAGAGCACGGTCTACGACGTACGGCGCGCGTTCAAGCAGGGCCCCTACATGGCCGGCGTGAAGACCGCCCTCTCCCTGCGCGGCTTCGACGCTGGGCCGCTACGCTCGCCGCTGCGAACGATGGACGACGAGACGCGAACCGCACTCGAAGACGACCTCGACGCGCTCGGCGTGCTGTGA
- a CDS encoding phosphoadenosine phosphosulfate reductase family protein — MSEEFPDYLDVDYDAGDGQSPEDYPTLQDKLEQAIEVTRKGLEEYENPAIMWTGGKDSTLTLYFVKEVAEQFDLEVPPTIFIDHFQHFDGLHDFVDKWADEWDLDVVYAQNTDVGDYVDEHGLTPGDDIPIDELNEQNQHHVRDLLEYEEDTFPFLLDTYVGNHLLKTVALNNALEEHDVDGILSGIRWDEQDARADETFFSPRHDPDIYPPHDRIQPILQFDEAAVWDAFWYYVVPETVDEYPDDGHVPQSYEDLPNDLTHEDIPVSPKYFKGFRSLGSEVSTEKADDEPAWLQDLENTTERAGRAQDKEDLMERLRDLGYM; from the coding sequence ATGAGCGAGGAGTTCCCCGACTACCTCGATGTCGACTACGACGCGGGCGACGGACAATCCCCCGAGGACTACCCGACGCTCCAGGACAAGCTAGAGCAAGCCATCGAGGTCACCCGGAAGGGCCTCGAGGAGTACGAGAACCCCGCCATCATGTGGACCGGCGGCAAGGACTCGACGCTCACCCTCTACTTCGTCAAGGAGGTCGCCGAACAGTTCGACCTCGAGGTGCCGCCGACCATCTTCATCGACCACTTCCAGCACTTCGACGGACTCCACGACTTCGTCGACAAGTGGGCCGACGAGTGGGACCTCGACGTCGTCTACGCCCAGAACACGGACGTCGGCGACTACGTCGACGAACACGGTCTGACGCCGGGCGACGACATCCCCATCGACGAACTGAACGAACAGAACCAGCACCACGTCCGCGACCTCCTCGAGTACGAAGAGGACACGTTCCCGTTCCTGCTGGACACCTACGTCGGCAACCACCTCCTCAAGACCGTCGCACTGAACAACGCACTCGAGGAACACGACGTCGACGGTATCCTCAGCGGCATCCGCTGGGACGAACAGGACGCGCGTGCCGACGAGACGTTCTTCAGCCCCCGCCACGACCCCGACATCTACCCGCCCCACGACCGCATCCAGCCGATTCTCCAGTTCGACGAAGCCGCCGTCTGGGACGCCTTCTGGTACTACGTCGTCCCCGAGACTGTCGACGAGTATCCGGACGACGGCCACGTCCCGCAGAGCTACGAGGACTTGCCGAACGACCTCACCCACGAGGACATCCCGGTCTCCCCCAAGTACTTCAAGGGCTTCCGGAGCCTCGGGTCGGAGGTCAGCACCGAGAAGGCCGACGACGAGCCAGCGTGGCTCCAGGACCTTGAGAACACCACCGAGCGCGCGGGCCGCGCCCAGGACAAAGAAGACCTGATGGAGCGCCTGCGTGACCTCGGGTATATGTAG